A DNA window from Altererythrobacter sp. B11 contains the following coding sequences:
- a CDS encoding DUF488 domain-containing protein — translation MTRSIFTIGYAHATQPALVSALTDAGVELLADVRYLPLSRRPGFSKNSLRAAVEEAGVAYRHFRDLGTPAEGRAAARRGDHAELARIYSGQLELPQALAQMAELRALAEQQRVCLLCYCEERETCHRGLLVEALLADFSVVDLKPALP, via the coding sequence ATGACGCGCAGCATCTTCACCATCGGCTATGCCCACGCCACGCAGCCCGCGCTGGTATCCGCGCTGACGGATGCGGGCGTCGAGCTGCTGGCCGATGTCCGCTACCTCCCGCTCTCGCGCAGGCCCGGTTTCTCCAAGAATTCCCTCAGGGCAGCGGTGGAGGAAGCGGGCGTGGCCTACCGCCATTTCCGCGACCTCGGCACCCCGGCCGAAGGTCGGGCGGCGGCGCGGCGCGGCGATCATGCGGAATTGGCGCGGATCTATTCGGGCCAGCTCGAACTGCCGCAGGCGCTGGCGCAGATGGCCGAATTGCGCGCGCTGGCAGAACAGCAGCGCGTCTGCCTGCTATGCTATTGCGAGGAGCGGGAGACCTGCCACCGCGGCTTGCTGGTGGAGGCACTGCTGGCAGACTTCTCCGTGGTGGACCTGAAGCCCGCGCTGCCCTGA